Proteins encoded together in one Festucalex cinctus isolate MCC-2025b chromosome 8, RoL_Fcin_1.0, whole genome shotgun sequence window:
- the LOC144023575 gene encoding LOW QUALITY PROTEIN: uncharacterized protein LOC144023575 (The sequence of the model RefSeq protein was modified relative to this genomic sequence to represent the inferred CDS: deleted 3 bases in 2 codons; substituted 2 bases at 2 genomic stop codons) yields the protein MSSVVLSQVPILAPQKPVLVGLKVKLPLSCCNPWPLRLCCTKSLRLCHGSLKHMFLLRRSKPCGCLTVLVRCPRCPPVGPFSSGAQDALLTRPVGPLSSGQRDALQSSPSCLASGMPSCPAPLTTTATICKTKELSKDNRDKTVPLHKGEMGYWAIAKSLLKKDQLLEQLLEHREGNEDCQPPLDWGWLHAIFQIHGVSVILRKARNQPRTTQEALLNDLKRTGTIVSKVTIGKHEDVMAXNARKFPLLKSTHVQASLKFSKNHLDDPEELWEKVMXSVGTKMCIFFLHNSSCHIWRKTTITIPRTPSLL from the exons ATGTCTTCTGTTGTTTTG TCTCAAGTCCCCATCCTGGCTCCACAGAAGCCAGTCCTCGTGGGCCTAAAGGTCAAGCTACCGCTCAGCTGCTGTAACCCCTGGCCTCTTCGCCTGTGCTGCACCAAGTCTCTTCGCCTCTGCCATGGCAGCCTCAAGCACATGTTCTTGCTCAGGCGGAGCAAGCCCTGTGGCTGCCTCACAGTCTTGGTCCG GTGTCCGAGATGCCCTCCTGTCGGGCCCTTCTCGTCTGGCGCCCAGGATGCTCTCCTGACCCGCCCAGTTGGGCCCCTCTCGTCTGGCCAACGGGACGCCCTCCAGTCGAGCCCCTCTTGTCTGGCATCCGGGATGCCCTCCTGTCCCGCCCCGTTG ACTACAACTGCTACCATATGCAAAACCAAAGAGCTGTCAAAAGACAACAGGGACAAAACGGTA CCTCTCCACAAGGGTGAAATGGGCTACTGGGCAATTGCCAAGAGCTTGTTGAAAAAAGATCAACTGTTGGAGCAATTGCTAGAACATAGAGAGGGTAATGAAGACTGTCAACCTCCCTTAGACTGGGGCTGGCTCCATGCAATATTTCAAATTCATGGGGTATCAGTGATACTAAGAAAGGCGAGAAATCAGCCCAGAACTACACAGGAGGCGCTGCTCAATGACCTGAAGAGAACCGGAACCATTGTTTCAAAGGTTACTATTGGTAAACATGAAGATGTAATGGCATAAAACGCACGCAAGTTTCCCCTGCTTAAGTCAACTCATGTCCAGGCTAGTTTGAAGTTTAGCAAAAACCATCTGGATGATCCAGAGGAATTATGGGAGAAAGTCATGTGATCAGTTGGGacgaaaatgtgtattttttttttg cataactccAGTTGTCATATTTGGAGGAAGACAACGATTACCATTCCAAGGACACCATCCCTACTGTGA